In a single window of the Paramisgurnus dabryanus chromosome 23, PD_genome_1.1, whole genome shotgun sequence genome:
- the LOC135787879 gene encoding histone H4 has translation MSGRGKGGKGLGKGGAKRHRKVLRDNIQGITKPAIRRLARRGGVKRISGLIYEETRGVLKVFLENVIRDAVTYTEHAKRKTVTAMDVVYALKRQGRTLYGFGG, from the coding sequence ATGTCTGGAAGAGGAAAGGGTGGTAAAGGACTCGGCAAAGGAGGCGCAAAGCGTCATCGCAAGGTTTTGCGTGATAACATCCAGGGAATCACCAAACCCGCCATCCGTCGTCTCGCTCGCCGTGGTGGAGTAAAGCGTATTTCCGGTCTGATCTATGAGGAGACCCGCGGTGTGCTGAAGGTGTTTTTGGAGAACGTTATTCGTGACGCCGTCACCTACACTGAACACGCCAAGAGAAAGACCGTCACCGCCATGGATGTCGTCTATGCTCTGAAGCGTCAGGGTCGCACTCTGTACGGTTTCGGAGGTTAA
- the LOC135781071 gene encoding histone H2B-like — protein sequence MPEPAKSAPKKGSKKAVTKTAVKGGKKRKRSRKESYAIYVYKVLKQVHPDTGISSKAMGIMNSFVNDIFERIAGESSRLAHYNKRSTITSREIQTAVRLLLPGELAKHAVSEGTKAVTKYTSSK from the coding sequence ATGCCTGAGCCAGCGAAGTCCGCACCGAAGAAGGGATCCAAGAAGGCCGTTACTAAAACCGCTGTAAAGGGCGGCAAGAAGCGCAAGAGGTCCAGGAAGGAGAGCTATGCTATCTACGTCTACAAGGTCTTGAAGCAGGTTCATCCTGACACCGGGATTTCCTCTAAGGCCATGGGGATCATGAATTCTTTCGTCAATGATATTTTTGAGCGTATCGCCGGTGAGTCCTCTCGTCTCGCTCACTACAACAAGCGCTCCACCATCACATCGAGAGAGATCCAGACCGCCGTGCGTCTGCTGCTGCCCGGTGAACTCGCCAAACACGCCGTGTCTGAGGGGACAAAAGCCGTCACCAAGTACACCAGCTCCAAATAA